One genomic segment of Primulina tabacum isolate GXHZ01 chromosome 9, ASM2559414v2, whole genome shotgun sequence includes these proteins:
- the LOC142555245 gene encoding uncharacterized protein LOC142555245, translating to MHSERYTVESCKVETSDGVKLHSRIFKQEEENEGDKNSLVIVLVHPYSVLGGRQALLKGIAGGLASRGYKSVTFDMRGAGKSTGRASLTGFKEIEDIVAVCRWVSDHLSADRILLVGSSAGAPISGSAVDTVDQVVGYVSLGYPFGLMASILFGRHHNTILKSPKPKLFVMGTRDGFTSVNQLKKKLASAAGRNEIHLLEGVSHFEMEGPAYDDEMVNLILKFIGSL from the exons ATGCATTCAGAGCGTTATACCGTTGAATCCTGCAAAGTTGAAACAAGTGACGGTGTCAAACTGCACTCAAGAATCTTCAagcaagaagaagaaaatgaggGCGATAAAAATAGTTTGGTAATTGTTTTGGTACACCCCTATTCTGTATTGGGTGGGCGTCAAGCTCTTTTGAAGGGGATCGCTGGTGGGTTGGCAAGCAGAGGCTATAAATCTGTCACTTTTGACATGAGAGGTGCGGGAAAGTCTACTGGGAGGGCTTCTCTTACTGGGTTTAAAGAAATTGAAGATATCGTTGCTGTTTGCAGATGGGTTTCTGATCATCTTTCCGCCGACAGGATTTTACTTGTGGGATCTTCCGCAg GTGCACCCATTTCAGGTTCTGCAGTTGACACAGTCGACCAAGTTGTTGGTTATGTGAGCTTGGGATACCCATTTGGTCTAATGGCCTCGATCCTCTTTGGAAGACATCATAACACTATTCTTAAATCACCAAAACCGAAACTTTTCGTGATGGGAACACGAGATGGATTCACGAGCGTTAATCAGCTGAAGAAAAAGCTGGCGTCAGCAGCAGGACGGAATGAGATACATCTACTCGAGGGTGTAAGCCATTTTGAGATGGAAGGACCTGCCTATGATGATGAAATGGTGAATTTGATTCTCAAATTTATAGGATCATTGTAG
- the LOC142555246 gene encoding uncharacterized protein LOC142555246 isoform X2, translating to MKSAFSDTDIRGHPHITSKIHVWKKNYSSLSSMLAKSGIGWNHTGNMLDATNEALEAQLKVDNSVRVMRYKRWPYYEDWCEIFGNDRATGSRAESFVAAVHGVLNLTEQVRNDVEVEMEDIYRPVEGDGESMSVKHTSPSTPSVGSKVKSKKRKKISEGDDKIVVAINNLADITKESMTNLIKEMAAEKKLAESQMTTAMDSVLETLQTITELTSDEKVCVAEVLVDNPNKISLFLKLDHDGRLSLSKRLLNP from the exons ATGAAAAGTGCGTTTTCGGATACTGATATACGCGGCCATCCACATATAACTTCCAAAATCCACGTGTGGAAGAAAAACTACAGTTCTTTGTCGTCTATGTTAGCGAAAAGTGGAATTGGTTGGAATCATACGGGAAACATGCTTGATGCTACAAATGAGGCGTTGGAAGCACAATTGAAG GTGGACAATAGTGTACGTGTTATGCGATACAAGCGGTGGCCATACTATGAAGACTGGTGTGAAATTTTTGGTAATGATAGGGCAACGGGTAGCCGAGCGGAGAGTTTTGTAGCTGCTGTCCATGGTGTGTTAAATTTGACAGAACAAGTACGTAATGATGTCGAAGTGGAGATGGAAGATATTTATCGGCCCGTGGAAGGAGATGGAGAATCAATGTCCGTAAAACATACATCACCATCGACCCCGAGTGTAGGTAGCAAGGTGAAGTCCAAGAAACGGAAAAAAATAAGTGAAGGAGATGATAAGATTGTTGTTGCAATCAACAACCTAGCAGATATCACGAAAGAGAGCATGACAAATCTCATAAAAGAAATGGCTGCTGAAAAGAAGTTAGCTGAATCACAGATGACAACTGCTATGGACAGCGTGCTGGAGACATTACAAACCATTACGGAGTTAACTTCTGATGAGAAAGTCTGTGTTGCGGAGGTGTTGGTGGATAACCCGAACAAAATAAGTCTGTTCTTGAAGCTCGATCATGACGGTAGGCTTAGCTTAAGCAAAAGGCTGTTGAATCCCTAA
- the LOC142555246 gene encoding uncharacterized protein LOC142555246 isoform X1, with amino-acid sequence MDSRRRYAILFVLLQHMMIRTFFMVYLLIRHRTRLLGRRRSQVRRTSSSYSMTQRLTAQINHLHRIIEIGDVQCVVNLRMNRNAFAHLCYLLTHVGGLGDSRYVRIEEKMAMFLSILAHHKKNRIIGHDYVRSGQTISAHFHEVLGSVLKLHTILLVRPSAIDDTCTDETWKWFKGCVGALDGTYVNVHVPISEKGKYRTSKGTIAVNVLGVCNRDMNFIYALCGWEGSAADARVLRDALTREDGLKVQRGCYYLCDNGYANVHGFLTPYRRVPYHRDAWGNRTCYPQNFKELRIRKRTWIFDPI; translated from the exons ATGGACAGTAGACGTCGTTACGCTATATTGTTTGTGCTGCTGCAACACATGATGATTCGTACGTTTTTTATGGTATATCTGTTAATACGACATCGTACGAGATTACTTGGAAGAAGACGAAGTCAAGTACGTAGAACATCATCTTCCTACTCCATGACACAACGACTGACTGCACAAATAAACCATTTGCATAGGATTATCGAAATTGGAGATGTTCAATGTGTTGTCAATTTGAGGATGAATAGAAATGCATTTGCCCATTTATGTTACTTGCTAACTCATGTCGGGGGGCTGGGAGATTCTAGATATGTTAGGATTGAAGAAAAAATGGCAATGTTTTTGTCTATTTTGGCACATCATAAGAAGAATCGAATAATTGGTCATGATTATGTACGAAGCGGTCAAACAATTAGCGCTCATTTCCATGAAGTTCTAGGCTCGGTCCTCAAGTTACATACTATATTGCTTGTGAGGCCTTCTGCAATCGATGATACCTGCACCGATGAGACATGGAAGTGGTTCAAG GGCTGTGTTGGTGCATTGGATGGTACCTACGTAAACGTTCATGTACCAATTTCTGAAAAGGGAAAGTATAGAACTAGTAAAGGAACCATTGCCGTTAATGTCTTGGGTGTGTGCAACCGGGATATGAACTTCATTTACGCACTATGTGGATGGGAAGGATCGGCCGCAGATGCAAGAGTTCTTCGTGATGCATTAACTCGGGAGGATGGACTAAAAGTTCAAAGag GTTGTTATTACTTGTGTGACAACGGATACGCAAACGTACATGGATTTTTGACCCCATATAGACGAGTTCCATACCATAGGGATGCTTGGGGCAATCGCACATGTTACCCACAGAATTTTAAAGAGCTACGGATACGCAAACGTACATGGATTTTTGACCCCATATAG
- the LOC142555247 gene encoding uncharacterized protein LOC142555247: protein MAEESYKVSLHVYDLSQGLARQLSTTFLGKSIEGIWHTGIVVYGNEYYFGGGIQNAAVGTTPYGTPLKVVDLGVTHVPKDVFETYLQEIDHRYTAETYRLLTHNCNNFSNEVAQFLVGASIPDYILNLPNEVLSSPMGALMLPMIQQLETTLRAGAVPQAPQFSPAAVSNSIKTASSVNVQPPKNNEQVEKSKAEDIPKNHAAEPTAKNSSPVTVVAKQKPSNNLVSGVPLGTVRSKVQEEITNEFAAIMATGTIQASEAAALATRRVMQKYGHLNAAKS from the exons ATGGCAGAG GAGAGTTACAAGGTCTCCTTGCATGTCTATGACTTAAGCCAAGGCCTTGCCAGGCAATTATCGACAACCTTTTTGGGAAAATCTATTGAAGGCATATG GCATACTGGAATTGTGGTTTATGGTAATGAATACTATTTTGGCGGGGGCATACAAAATGCTGCAGTTGGAACAACACCTTATGGGACTCCTCTTAAAGTTGTTGATCTTGGTGTTACCCATGTGCCTAAGGACGTATTTGAAACGTATTTACAAGAGATTGATCATCGGTACACAGCTGAGACTTACAGATTACTTACTCATAATTGCAACAATTTTAGCAACGAGGTTGCCCAGTTTCTGGTGGGTGCTTCGATACCAGACTACATTTTGAATCTCCCAAATGAAGTCCTAAGCAGCCCGATGGGCGCTCTCATGT TGCCTATGATACAGCAATTGGAAACTACATTAAGAGCTGGAGCAGTACCCCAGGCACCCCAGTTCAGTCCAGCTGCTGTGTCTAATTCTATTAAGACAGCAAGTTCCGTCAACGTTCAACCCCCAAAAAACAATGAACAAGTTGAAAAATCGAAAGCAGAAGATATACCCAAGAACCATGCAGCTGAGCCGACAGCAAAAAATTCTTCCCCGGTCACTGTTGTTGCTAAGCAGAAGCCATCTAATAACCTCGTCTCCGGCGTCCCCCTTGGTACAGTTCGGAGCAAAGTTCAAGAGGAGATCACCAATGAGTTTGCTGCAATCATGGCTACCGGGACAATCCAAGCGAGTGAGGCTGCTGCTCTTGCCACTAGGAGAGTGATGCAGAAGTATGGGCATCTGAACGCAGCAAAGAGCTAG